One genomic window of Chitinophagaceae bacterium includes the following:
- a CDS encoding KUP/HAK/KT family potassium transporter, translating into MDPKHAHNKLSVAGLLITLGIIYGDIGTSPLYVMTAIMGHDSIDKFLVLGGVSCVFWTLTIQTTLKYIVLTIQADNKGEGGIFSLYALVRKRAKWLIYPAIIGGCTLLADGIITPAITVSAAVEGLRIYNRDINTIPIIIAIITFLFLFQRAGTRLVGSSFGPIMFIWFSMLGVLGLHKILEHPSILQAVNPVYAFDLLTQHPNGFWLLGAVFLCTTGAEALYSDLGHCGRKNIRVSWVFVKSCLLLNYFGQGAWLMRHQGLVLEGNPFYGIMPPWFVIFGIIIATAASVIASQALISGSYTLISEAMRLNIWPKVRTIFPTVQRGQVYIPSVNWFLFMGCVMIVFYFRESKNMEAAYGLAITITMMMTTILFSTYWYVKHGSWITTALIGGTFFSVEISFFIANLSKFPHGGYVTLFIAFMLFSIMFTWFKARKIKNRYLEFIPVSEYLPSLKELSEDQSIPKYASHLIYLTSADYKTQVEDKVVYSIFNKQPKRADVYWLIHVDVVDEPYAMDYSVDILVPNKVIRIEYKLGFRVAPRLNLFFKKVVENLVNEKRVDIVSQYESLRRKNIAGDFRFVVMEKYLSNENELSFTEKIIMDFYFYLKHISMTEEAAFGLDTSNVTIEKFPLILAPPSHINLKEVPSDG; encoded by the coding sequence TTGGACCCGAAGCACGCTCACAATAAGCTCTCAGTAGCAGGCTTATTAATCACTTTAGGAATTATTTACGGTGATATAGGAACTTCCCCGTTGTATGTAATGACAGCCATTATGGGTCATGATTCCATTGACAAATTCCTGGTGCTGGGCGGCGTTTCCTGCGTGTTCTGGACACTTACGATTCAGACTACACTGAAATATATCGTACTCACTATTCAGGCGGATAACAAGGGGGAAGGTGGAATTTTTTCATTGTATGCCTTGGTTCGGAAACGCGCTAAATGGTTGATCTATCCAGCCATCATAGGTGGTTGTACGCTACTTGCGGATGGAATTATTACGCCTGCCATTACTGTTTCTGCTGCAGTGGAAGGACTTCGGATCTATAACAGAGACATCAACACCATTCCGATTATTATCGCCATCATCACCTTCCTGTTTCTTTTTCAACGGGCGGGAACACGTTTGGTAGGCAGCTCATTCGGACCCATTATGTTCATCTGGTTTTCGATGCTGGGCGTACTTGGTCTTCATAAGATACTGGAGCATCCTTCAATTCTGCAAGCTGTGAATCCTGTGTATGCTTTTGACTTGCTTACACAACACCCAAATGGATTCTGGCTATTGGGAGCCGTTTTCCTTTGTACAACCGGAGCCGAAGCGCTTTATTCTGATCTCGGCCATTGCGGAAGAAAAAACATACGTGTGAGTTGGGTATTCGTGAAAAGTTGTCTGTTGTTGAATTATTTCGGACAGGGTGCATGGCTCATGCGCCACCAGGGTTTGGTTTTGGAAGGAAATCCGTTTTATGGAATCATGCCGCCGTGGTTTGTGATTTTTGGAATTATAATCGCGACGGCTGCATCTGTAATTGCAAGCCAGGCGCTCATCTCCGGTTCTTATACATTGATCAGTGAAGCGATGCGGCTGAATATTTGGCCTAAAGTGCGAACGATATTTCCAACAGTGCAGCGCGGACAGGTTTATATTCCAAGTGTGAACTGGTTTTTGTTTATGGGTTGTGTGATGATTGTTTTTTATTTCAGAGAATCCAAGAATATGGAAGCCGCATATGGATTGGCCATTACGATTACGATGATGATGACCACTATTTTATTCAGCACCTATTGGTATGTGAAGCATGGTTCATGGATAACAACCGCACTCATTGGCGGAACTTTCTTTTCTGTTGAAATCAGTTTCTTCATCGCCAATCTCAGCAAATTTCCTCATGGCGGTTATGTCACTTTGTTTATTGCATTCATGTTGTTCTCCATCATGTTCACGTGGTTCAAAGCGAGAAAAATCAAGAACAGGTACCTTGAATTTATTCCTGTCAGTGAATACCTCCCTTCACTGAAAGAACTGAGTGAAGACCAAAGTATTCCTAAATATGCTTCACACCTGATCTATCTCACCAGTGCAGATTATAAAACGCAGGTTGAAGACAAGGTGGTTTATTCCATTTTTAACAAGCAGCCTAAACGCGCTGATGTTTATTGGCTGATACATGTGGATGTGGTGGATGAACCTTATGCAATGGATTATTCTGTTGATATTCTTGTTCCGAATAAAGTAATCCGCATTGAATACAAATTGGGCTTTCGCGTGGCTCCGCGACTGAATCTTTTTTTCAAGAAAGTAGTGGAGAATTTAGTGAATGAGAAGAGAGTTGATATTGTCAGTCAGTATGAATCGCTTCGACGTAAAAATATTGCAGGAGATTTCCGGTTTGTGGTGATGGAAAAATATCTTTCTAATGAAAATGAATTGTCATTTACAGAGAAGATCATCATGGATTTTTATTTCTATCTGAAACATATTTCCATGACGGAAGAAGCTGCCTTCGGATTAGATACCAGCAATGTGACGATCGAAAAATTCCCGTTAATCCTGGCACCGCCTTCTCATATTAATTTGAAGGAAGTGCCTTCGGATGGTTAG
- a CDS encoding ABC transporter ATPase — MQNFHEQSRVWIYLGNRAFTDVEASDISIAIKHFCKEWSAHGNNLKAAGEVRYNRFIVLMVDETEAGASGCSIDKSVHFIQAIEKEYSVQLFNRLLIAWKKADEIHVASMQNLQQLFDEGTIQPETIVFNNAVTSKKDLDDKWEVAFEQSWMFGRINRELRIEN; from the coding sequence ATGCAAAATTTTCATGAACAATCAAGAGTCTGGATTTACCTGGGCAACCGTGCTTTTACCGATGTGGAAGCGAGTGATATCAGCATCGCGATAAAACATTTTTGCAAAGAATGGTCTGCCCATGGCAACAATCTGAAAGCAGCAGGGGAGGTTCGTTACAACCGGTTTATTGTATTGATGGTGGATGAAACGGAAGCAGGAGCGAGCGGTTGTTCCATTGATAAATCTGTGCATTTTATCCAGGCAATAGAAAAGGAATACAGCGTGCAACTCTTTAACCGCTTACTCATTGCGTGGAAAAAAGCCGATGAAATTCACGTTGCTTCCATGCAAAACCTTCAACAGCTCTTTGATGAAGGCACCATCCAACCGGAAACTATCGTGTTCAACAATGCGGTTACTTCTAAAAAAGATCTCGATGATAAGTGGGAAGTGGCGTTTGAGCAGAGTTGGATGTTTGGACGGATAAATCGGGAATTGAGAATTGAGAATTGA
- a CDS encoding DUF72 domain-containing protein translates to MLTSTTASFYSGLSGLQLNIPKYLYPEPFQNVSRLTYYASLFNSIEINSSFYKIPQQATVLKWATSVNDDFRFTFKLYKEITHNKELNYNKELLVRFFESINAVKEKCGCLLIQFPPSAGKEFFSKLNNLLSDIQEIKELDWKIAVEFRNKSWYNEATYNLLSIFNAALVIHDIPKSATPMTNIETDFIYIRFHGPTGNYRDSYSEDFLREYTAYVDEWLEEGKTVFMYFNNTIGDALNNLKTINSFHQNEKEIIK, encoded by the coding sequence ATGCTTACCTCCACAACTGCATCCTTTTACTCAGGGCTTAGCGGCTTGCAATTAAATATTCCTAAATATTTATATCCCGAGCCGTTTCAGAATGTCAGCAGGCTCACCTATTACGCTTCGCTCTTCAACAGTATTGAAATAAACAGTTCCTTTTATAAAATTCCGCAACAAGCAACTGTATTGAAATGGGCTACTTCTGTTAATGACGATTTCAGGTTTACTTTTAAATTATACAAGGAGATTACCCACAACAAGGAATTAAATTATAATAAAGAATTGCTTGTCCGGTTTTTTGAATCTATCAACGCCGTTAAAGAAAAATGTGGCTGCCTGCTTATTCAGTTTCCCCCAAGTGCTGGAAAAGAATTTTTCTCTAAATTGAATAACCTGTTAAGTGATATTCAGGAAATAAAAGAGCTTGATTGGAAAATTGCGGTAGAGTTTAGAAATAAATCATGGTACAATGAAGCAACTTATAATCTATTAAGCATTTTTAATGCGGCCTTGGTTATACACGACATTCCCAAATCAGCAACGCCAATGACTAATATTGAAACTGATTTTATATACATCAGATTTCATGGTCCCACCGGGAATTACCGAGACAGTTATTCCGAAGATTTTTTGCGCGAATACACCGCCTATGTTGATGAATGGCTGGAAGAAGGAAAAACTGTGTTTATGTATTTTAATAATACGATCGGAGATGCTTTAAACAATTTAAAAACGATCAATAGTTTTCATCAAAATGAAAAGGAGATTATAAAATAA
- the ligD gene encoding DNA ligase D: MALAKYKQKRNFKESPEPVGGKPDSNKLRFVVQKHDATNLHYDFRLEMEGVLKSWAVPKGPSTDPAVKRLAMMVEDHPYDYRNFEGIIPSGYGAGTVIVWDEGFYEPADADGKDKKTQDKELRKGIYSGKLHFVLHGKKLKGEYALVKTHGRGENSWLLFKVKDQFVSKEDITLKDKSVISKKTLAQVEKTSSNFYGAKRVKETTSKSKKEKELNKREDVKAASKRNRLEKGKKNAESKIITKGTTAKFPVTLSPMLATLVDKPFDDEAWQFEVKWDGYRTIAFCNKNKVALKSRNDKSFDEKFYPVYKAVQDWNINAVLDGEVVVLDENGKSNFGALQNWRSEADGAIYFYVFDILWLDGKSLLQIPLSERRDLLRQIIPQNNIIRLSENFEVGGIEFFETTKKMGLEGIIAKKSDSKYSPGIRSREWLKIKANKRQEMVIGGYTINDATSKSFSSLLLGVFEKGKLIYTGKVGTGFNDKQQKEMLKQFKPFITKSPPFTELPDINKPSRFRPNPPHAIAVWMKPGLVCEVSYTEMTTDGIMRHPSFEAMRIDKKASDVTRESAAATKDIVPNKKSKSTKILSPTGKKERKTFLNPTDETQVREINGHEIKFTNLNKIYWPKEKITKRDMLNYYYQVAPFILPYLKDRPQSMNRHPNGITGESFYFKDVTGTAPEWIETFQYKSDADNRVRNYLVAKDEASLLYMATLGCIEMNPWHSRIEAEDYPDWCIIDLDPAENTFNQVIEAANITNAILKDMGVTAYPKTSGSTGIHIYIPLGAKYTYEQSKEFARVIATLVQREIPKYSSIERMVKARKGKMYIDFLQNRPQATIAAPYSLRPKPGATVSMPLHWEEVKKGLKMIDFTIHNALDRIKNEGDIFKPVLGKGINLEKVIKKFK, from the coding sequence ATGGCACTAGCAAAATATAAACAGAAAAGAAATTTTAAAGAAAGTCCGGAACCCGTTGGAGGAAAACCTGACAGCAATAAATTACGCTTTGTTGTTCAAAAGCATGATGCTACAAATTTACACTACGATTTCAGGTTAGAGATGGAAGGCGTATTGAAAAGCTGGGCTGTGCCTAAAGGTCCGTCCACAGACCCTGCTGTGAAACGACTGGCCATGATGGTGGAAGATCATCCTTATGATTACAGAAACTTTGAAGGCATTATTCCAAGCGGTTATGGCGCAGGTACGGTAATAGTTTGGGATGAAGGGTTTTATGAACCTGCCGATGCCGATGGAAAAGATAAAAAAACACAGGACAAAGAATTAAGGAAAGGAATTTATTCCGGCAAGCTCCATTTCGTTTTACATGGGAAAAAGTTAAAAGGTGAATATGCACTTGTTAAAACACATGGGAGAGGTGAAAATTCCTGGCTTCTTTTTAAAGTAAAAGATCAATTTGTTTCCAAGGAAGACATCACGCTTAAGGACAAATCCGTAATCTCCAAAAAAACACTGGCACAGGTTGAGAAAACCTCCAGTAATTTTTATGGTGCTAAAAGGGTGAAAGAAACAACTTCCAAAAGCAAGAAAGAAAAAGAGCTGAATAAACGAGAGGATGTTAAAGCTGCCTCTAAAAGAAACCGCCTGGAAAAGGGGAAAAAAAATGCTGAATCAAAAATAATAACGAAGGGTACTACTGCCAAATTTCCTGTCACGCTTTCTCCTATGCTTGCCACGCTTGTTGACAAACCGTTTGACGATGAAGCTTGGCAGTTTGAAGTGAAGTGGGACGGATACAGAACAATTGCCTTCTGCAATAAAAATAAAGTAGCATTGAAATCCCGCAACGACAAGTCGTTCGACGAAAAATTTTACCCGGTTTATAAGGCAGTACAGGATTGGAATATAAATGCTGTGCTCGATGGTGAAGTGGTGGTGTTGGATGAAAATGGCAAATCCAATTTCGGAGCCTTGCAAAATTGGCGAAGCGAAGCTGACGGAGCCATTTATTTTTATGTGTTTGACATTTTATGGTTAGATGGAAAAAGCCTGCTACAAATTCCATTGTCAGAGCGCAGGGATCTTCTAAGACAAATAATTCCCCAAAATAATATTATAAGACTGAGTGAAAACTTTGAAGTTGGTGGCATCGAATTTTTTGAAACCACAAAAAAAATGGGGCTTGAAGGCATTATTGCTAAAAAATCCGATAGCAAATATAGCCCGGGCATTCGCTCCAGAGAATGGCTGAAAATCAAAGCCAATAAAAGGCAGGAAATGGTTATTGGCGGTTACACCATAAATGATGCTACTTCAAAATCATTCAGCTCACTTCTGCTGGGAGTTTTTGAGAAAGGGAAATTAATTTATACCGGCAAAGTAGGCACTGGCTTTAATGATAAGCAGCAAAAAGAAATGCTTAAACAATTTAAGCCCTTTATTACCAAATCACCTCCATTTACAGAATTACCCGACATCAACAAACCTTCACGCTTTCGTCCCAACCCGCCGCATGCTATTGCTGTCTGGATGAAACCCGGATTAGTGTGCGAAGTGAGCTATACTGAAATGACTACTGATGGAATTATGAGACATCCTTCTTTTGAAGCAATGCGCATTGATAAAAAGGCCAGCGATGTAACGCGTGAATCAGCAGCAGCTACAAAAGATATTGTTCCGAATAAAAAAAGCAAGTCAACAAAAATATTGAGCCCTACAGGAAAAAAGGAAAGGAAAACATTCTTAAACCCAACGGATGAAACACAGGTTCGTGAAATAAATGGCCACGAAATAAAATTCACTAACCTCAATAAGATCTACTGGCCCAAAGAAAAAATCACCAAACGTGATATGCTGAATTACTATTACCAGGTGGCCCCATTCATATTACCTTATTTAAAAGACAGGCCGCAATCTATGAACCGCCATCCAAATGGCATCACGGGTGAAAGTTTTTATTTCAAGGATGTAACAGGTACGGCGCCTGAATGGATTGAGACTTTTCAATATAAAAGTGATGCAGACAACAGAGTAAGAAATTACCTGGTTGCTAAAGATGAGGCCAGTCTGCTTTATATGGCCACTTTAGGTTGTATAGAAATGAATCCCTGGCACAGCAGAATTGAAGCAGAAGATTATCCTGATTGGTGCATTATTGATCTGGATCCTGCAGAGAATACTTTTAATCAGGTAATTGAAGCCGCAAATATCACGAACGCTATTTTAAAAGATATGGGCGTAACCGCCTATCCCAAAACCAGTGGTTCCACCGGCATCCATATTTATATTCCTCTTGGCGCAAAATATACCTATGAACAGTCAAAAGAATTTGCACGTGTAATTGCAACATTAGTGCAACGTGAAATTCCAAAATACAGCAGCATTGAGCGGATGGTAAAAGCAAGAAAAGGTAAAATGTATATAGATTTTTTACAGAATCGTCCGCAGGCCACTATTGCTGCTCCATATTCTTTGCGGCCTAAACCCGGTGCCACCGTATCAATGCCTTTACATTGGGAAGAAGTTAAGAAAGGCTTGAAAATGATTGACTTTACCATTCACAATGCTCTCGACAGAATAAAAAATGAAGGTGATATTTTCAAACCTGTTTTAGGGAAAGGCATTAATCTGGAAAAAGTGATTAAAAAATTTAAATAA
- a CDS encoding YihY/virulence factor BrkB family protein translates to MKSKLKRFGIVLKTAFKKWWAKDPFKESAVIAYYAIFSLPGLLVVIVTIAGYFFGAEAINKQMSTQLSAVFGADSAQQILDMISAARESKNTVWATAIGVITILIGATGVFAQFQKSLNIIWEVKTDPSKSGIWSLVRVRIFSFGLILAIAFILMVSLMITTLLIAMGDWISGHFSDSFLVIIQIINFIVSRLIIALLFALMFKFFPDAKIKWRHVWLGSVVTALLFLLGMYMLSIYFAKADPGGEYGAAGTIILILLWVSYSSMIVFYGAEFTHAYAELNDGYIPPDKNAIKKEGRKA, encoded by the coding sequence ATGAAATCAAAACTTAAGCGCTTTGGAATAGTATTAAAAACTGCTTTCAAAAAATGGTGGGCAAAAGACCCTTTCAAAGAAAGTGCGGTCATTGCCTACTATGCAATTTTTTCATTGCCCGGTTTACTGGTAGTGATCGTGACCATCGCAGGATATTTTTTCGGTGCCGAAGCAATCAACAAACAGATGAGTACACAGCTCAGTGCTGTTTTTGGTGCTGACAGTGCGCAACAAATTCTTGATATGATCAGTGCTGCCCGCGAATCAAAAAATACAGTTTGGGCAACTGCAATTGGAGTCATCACCATTTTAATCGGCGCAACCGGTGTGTTTGCACAATTTCAAAAATCATTAAATATCATCTGGGAAGTAAAAACCGATCCATCCAAATCAGGAATATGGAGTTTAGTGAGAGTTCGAATATTTTCATTTGGATTGATACTGGCCATTGCATTTATACTGATGGTTTCACTCATGATCACCACTCTTTTAATAGCTATGGGTGATTGGATTTCCGGACACTTCTCTGATTCCTTTCTTGTAATCATTCAAATTATAAATTTTATCGTTTCACGTCTCATCATCGCGCTGCTTTTTGCATTAATGTTTAAATTTTTTCCGGACGCAAAAATAAAATGGCGACATGTATGGCTGGGTTCTGTCGTTACCGCTCTATTATTTCTATTGGGCATGTATATGCTTTCCATTTATTTCGCGAAAGCTGACCCTGGTGGTGAATATGGCGCTGCCGGCACTATCATATTAATTTTATTGTGGGTTTCCTATTCATCCATGATTGTTTTTTACGGTGCAGAATTTACACATGCTTATGCAGAACTAAATGATGGTTATATACCACCTGATAAGAATGCAATAAAAAAGGAAGGGCGAAAAGCATAA
- a CDS encoding endonuclease yields the protein MPEGPSIVILKEAVQSFTGKKVIAATGNSRIEQSRLIDQKIIAFKSWGKHFLICFKTFSVRIHLLMFGSYQLNEKKPGKPVRLNLTFKKGEINFYSCAIKYLEGDVNTHYDWSSDVMNPNWDPKKAKGKLKNQAELLVCDALLEQDIFAGVGNIIKNEVLYRVRVHPESIVNKLPAYKLKKLLDEVSIYSFQFLEWKKKYELKKHWLVYAKKKCVRCNYPIIKKYTGLKKRRSFICTNCQVLYD from the coding sequence ATGCCAGAAGGTCCATCCATTGTAATTCTAAAAGAAGCAGTGCAGTCATTCACCGGCAAGAAAGTTATTGCAGCAACCGGCAACAGCCGTATTGAACAGTCTCGTTTAATAGACCAAAAAATAATCGCTTTCAAAAGCTGGGGAAAACATTTCCTGATATGTTTCAAAACGTTTTCAGTACGCATTCATCTATTAATGTTTGGAAGTTACCAGCTCAATGAAAAGAAGCCTGGTAAACCTGTACGTTTAAATTTAACTTTTAAGAAGGGTGAAATAAATTTCTATTCCTGCGCCATAAAATATTTAGAAGGCGATGTGAACACACACTATGATTGGAGCTCAGATGTTATGAACCCAAACTGGGATCCTAAAAAAGCGAAAGGCAAACTAAAAAATCAAGCTGAGCTACTTGTTTGTGATGCCCTCCTGGAACAGGATATTTTTGCAGGAGTAGGCAACATAATTAAAAATGAAGTTTTATACCGTGTCCGGGTACATCCTGAATCCATTGTAAATAAACTTCCTGCTTACAAGCTTAAAAAATTACTTGATGAAGTCAGCATTTATAGCTTTCAATTTTTAGAATGGAAAAAAAAATATGAATTAAAGAAACACTGGCTGGTGTATGCCAAAAAAAAATGCGTGAGATGCAATTATCCAATTATTAAAAAATACACCGGCTTAAAAAAGCGAAGGAGCTTTATCTGTACTAATTGCCAGGTACTATATGATTAA
- a CDS encoding response regulator: MNKNGAIIVVEDDTDDQEMFTAVFKELNYKNQIVFFNDGQEALTFLTAKSTEPFIVFSDINMPKLNGMELRMQIHENEDIRLKTIPYLFFTTSAAQEDVVAAYSKSIQGFFVKPSNFQDLKSLIKIIVEYWQNCVSPNYVK, encoded by the coding sequence ATGAATAAGAACGGAGCAATAATTGTTGTTGAAGATGACACAGATGACCAGGAAATGTTTACAGCAGTATTTAAAGAGCTCAACTATAAGAATCAAATTGTTTTCTTTAACGACGGACAAGAAGCACTTACCTTTTTAACAGCAAAAAGCACAGAGCCTTTCATTGTTTTTTCAGACATTAATATGCCAAAGTTGAATGGTATGGAGCTAAGGATGCAAATCCACGAAAATGAAGATATCCGCTTAAAAACTATCCCATACCTTTTCTTTACCACAAGTGCTGCACAGGAAGACGTGGTTGCTGCTTACTCAAAATCCATTCAAGGATTCTTTGTGAAACCCTCAAATTTTCAGGATTTAAAAAGCCTGATAAAAATAATAGTTGAGTATTGGCAAAACTGTGTTTCACCAAACTATGTCAAGTAA
- a CDS encoding STAS/SEC14 domain-containing protein, giving the protein MTHPKDKQIFEGEIATYWFDDGILISLSKNPKRTVENITNNVALIKQITNNKRVPLLIYLSNSPVPDKETRKFAAEQVAVIYSAMAMVSKPGLAKFIMNILFMLKPSPIPMKSFTDDTTAKEWIKQYL; this is encoded by the coding sequence ATGACCCACCCAAAAGACAAGCAAATTTTTGAAGGTGAAATAGCAACTTATTGGTTTGATGATGGAATTCTGATTTCTCTTTCTAAGAATCCTAAGCGTACAGTAGAAAATATAACAAATAATGTTGCTTTGATAAAACAAATCACAAATAACAAGCGAGTACCGTTATTAATTTACTTGTCGAATTCCCCGGTTCCAGACAAAGAGACTCGAAAGTTTGCAGCAGAACAGGTAGCAGTTATTTACTCAGCAATGGCAATGGTTTCAAAACCAGGACTGGCAAAATTTATAATGAATATATTGTTCATGTTGAAACCTTCACCCATCCCGATGAAAAGCTTTACAGATGATACAACAGCTAAAGAATGGATTAAGCAATATCTATAG
- a CDS encoding DinB family protein, whose translation MNPNLDKIKQIRLFLLKEIEQLTVEQLNKIPEGFNNNIIWNLAHLVASMQSLCYIRADLPLAIHDKYVSPYLTNTKPLQFLSAKEIEDIKSYLIATIDILQTDLDKGIFNNYTPSPNVFKWYKINLNTIDDALAFLLYHDGYHTGSIMALKRLVNNN comes from the coding sequence ATGAATCCTAACCTTGATAAAATAAAACAAATCCGCCTTTTCCTGTTGAAAGAAATTGAACAGCTAACTGTTGAGCAGCTTAACAAAATTCCAGAAGGCTTCAATAACAACATTATTTGGAACCTGGCTCATTTAGTTGCTTCCATGCAGTCATTGTGTTACATAAGAGCTGATTTACCACTTGCTATCCATGATAAATACGTGTCTCCTTACTTAACAAATACAAAGCCTTTGCAATTTTTGAGCGCAAAAGAAATTGAGGATATCAAGAGTTATTTGATTGCTACCATAGATATTTTACAAACCGACCTGGACAAAGGTATTTTCAATAATTACACGCCATCTCCAAACGTATTTAAATGGTATAAAATAAACTTAAACACCATTGATGACGCATTAGCGTTTTTACTTTATCATGATGGGTATCATACAGGCAGCATTATGGCTTTGAAACGTTTAGTAAACAACAATTAA
- a CDS encoding SRPBCC domain-containing protein, which translates to MEKETKNYAYEFVSAETPQTIFKTLLNPRKWWIGLYGEDIKGSSVNLNDEFTFNAGDGVHYSKQRLIEMEPDKKIVWQVTESNLSFAKKTDEWTSTKISFEISKHGDKNKITFMHHGLVPKFECYNNCAGAWTQYLDNLAEKMK; encoded by the coding sequence ATGGAAAAAGAAACTAAAAATTACGCATACGAATTTGTATCTGCTGAAACGCCACAAACCATTTTTAAAACCTTACTGAATCCCCGCAAATGGTGGATAGGTTTGTATGGAGAAGATATCAAAGGGAGCAGCGTGAATCTCAACGACGAGTTTACATTCAATGCAGGTGATGGAGTGCATTATTCCAAACAGCGATTAATTGAAATGGAACCTGACAAGAAGATTGTTTGGCAGGTGACAGAAAGCAATCTTTCCTTCGCGAAAAAAACGGATGAGTGGACCAGTACGAAAATCAGCTTTGAAATTTCGAAACATGGGGACAAAAATAAAATCACCTTTATGCACCACGGACTAGTTCCAAAATTTGAATGCTACAATAATTGCGCAGGTGCGTGGACGCAGTATTTGGACAACCTTGCTGAGAAAATGAAATAA